The Halobacterium hubeiense genome contains the following window.
ACGCGGAGTGAGCCCAGCGGCCGTCTGACCCCCTGCTCCCCGCGTCTGCGGTAATTTTCGCAGCTACCGAAGAGTGCCGAACGGGCATCCCCGCGGCGTGTGCCGGTTCCACCACTACTATCCGATACTATTATTTAGGTCGCCGCCGGGCGTGGTGTTATGGCAGGCAATGACAGTCAGGTCTCACGGCGCAGCTTCCTGAAGGCTGCCGGTACCGCAACCGTCGCCGCGACCGCGACGGGCTCGGTCGCCGGCTGTCTCGGCGGCGGCGGTGGCGGCGGCACGCTCCGGTACGGCCGGGGTTCGCACTCCCAGACGCTTGACCCGCACGCCACCACCAGCGGGGAAGTCGCGAAGGTCACCAACCAGGCCTACGAGACGCTCATCGGCTTCCAGCCCGGCGAAGCCACGCTCACCGAGTCGCTGGCGACCGACTGGACGATGGACGGCTCGAACGTCACCCTCCAGCTCCGCGAGGGCGTGACTTTCCACGACGGCACCGAGTTCACCGCCGACGACTTCATCGCCAGCTACCGGCGCTTCGTCGACGAGGACTACGAGTACTACTTCGACGACGCCTCCGCGTACGGGCCGTTCACGCTCGGCAACTGGATCGACAGCGTCTCCAAGGACGGCGATTACACCCTGAACATCACGCTCTCGCAGACGTACGCGCCGTTCCTCCGGAACCTCGCGATGTTCGTCTCCGTGGTCATCTCCCAGGACGCCATCGAGGGCGACACGAACCTCGCCCAGGAGATGGTCGGCACCGGCCCCTTCGAGCTCTCCGAGCTCGACAACTCGAACAACCGCATCCAGCTCACCGCGTTCGGCGACTACTGGGGCGACAGCCCGAACGTCGACGAGGTGCTGTTCCTCACGCGCGGTCAGAACTCCACGCGCGCGCAGGCGCTCGTCGAGGAGGAGATGGAGATTATCGACGGCCTGGACCCGGACACCATCCAGACCATCGAGGACTCGGACACCGCGTCCGCGGAGACGACGCAGGGCATCAACATCGGGTACATGAGCTTCAACATGTCCCGCGTCGAGGCGTTCCGCGACCGCCGCGTCCGGCAGGCAGTCAGCTACGCCATCGACACGCAGTCCATCGTCGAGAACATCTACTCGGGCATCGCGACGCAGGCCGACCAGCCGATTCCGCCCGCGCTGTTCGGGCACAACGACGACCTCAGCCCGTACCCCCACGACCCCGAGCAGGCGCAGTCGCTGCTCGAAGAAGCCGGCTACGGCGACGGCTTCTCCTTCGAGCTGACTACCTTCCAGAACCCCCGCGGCTACAACCCCGCGCCGCTCCCGACCGCCGAGACCATCCGGTCGAACCTCGACGAGGTCGGCATCGACGTCACCATCGACGACCGGCAGTTCGGCGACTACCTCACGTACACCTCCGAGGGGCGCCACGACGCCAGCCTCGCGGGCTGGTACACTGACAACGCCGACCCCGACAACTTCTGTTACGTCCTCCTGCACCCGCAGTGCGAGGTGCCCGAGGGCCAGGACTGGGTGTCGTGGGACACCGAGGGCTTCAACACGTCGAACCGCTCGGCGTGGGCGAACTCCGAGTACATGAGCCTCATCGAGGAGGCGCAGACGACGACCACGCAGAGCGAGCGCGCGAGCCTCTACAGCGACGCCGCCGAAATCGCTCACGACGAGGCGCCGTGGGTGTACATCGACTACGCCGAGGAGGTGCGCGGTGTCAGCAACCGCGTGAGCAACTACACCATCTCGGCCATCGGCGGCCCGCACCTCGACCTCGTCGAGCTCGAGTAACGCCCCCACGACGGGAGCTTTTTACCACTCGCACTCCCCCCTTCGCGTAATGGTCTCAAAGCGGTTCGTCGCGAAACGGTTGCTGCTCCTCGTCCCCGTGCTGTTCGGGGTGGCGACCGTGGTGTTCGCGATTCTCCACCTCTCGCCGGGCGACCCCGCGGTCGCGATTGCCGGGAACCGAGCCAGCCAGGCGTTCGTCGAGCAAGTCCGCACGGAACTCGGGCTGAACGACCCGCTCTGGCAGCAGTACGTCCGGTTCCTCGGCGAGGCCGCCACGTTCAACTTCGGCGAGTCCTACCAGATTCAGCGCGGCACGCCCGTCAGCCAGATTCTCGCCAACCGCCTCCCCATCACCATCGAACTCGCGGTGCTGGGCCAGCTCGCGGGCCTGCTGTTCGGCCTGCCGCTGGGCATCCTGAGCGCGGTCAAGCAGGACACGTGGACCGACCACCTCACGCGCATCGGCGCGCTCAGCGGCATCAGCATCCCCATCTACTGGAGCGGACCGCTGCTCATCCTGCTGTTCGCGCAGTTCCTCGGCGTCCTCCCCACCAGCGGCCGCATCGGCTCCGCGCACTTCATCGACTCCGCCACCGGCTTCATCCTCGTCGATACGCTGCTTGAGGGCGACCTCCTCGCGTTCCGGTCCGCGGCCCGCCACCTCCTGTTGCCCGTCGTCGTGCTGGGCATCTACCAGATGGCGCTCATCTCGCGGATGATGCGCTCGTCGATGATCGAGGTCATCAGGCAGGACTACATGCGGACCGCCCGCGCGAAGGGCCAGGGCGAGAAGATTACGACGATGAAACACGGCCTGCGGAACGCGTTCATCCCCGTCATCACCATCATCGGCATCCAGTTCGGCGCGCTGCTGGGCGGCGCCGTCCTCACCGAGACGGTCTTCGAGATCAACGGCATCGGCACGCTGCTGGTGGACGCCATCAACCAGAACGACTACCCGGTCGTGCAGGCCACCGTGCTCGTGTTCGCGGTGATGTACACGCTGGTGAACCTCCTCGTGGACGTGACCTACTCCGTGCTTGACCCCCGCATCGAACAATGAGCACCGAAACCCAGACCCCCGACGTCGACCGTGGCATCGTCGAACGGCTCCGCGCGAGCCCGTTCCTCTCCGAACTGCTGTCGAACCGGCTGGCGGTCATCGGCATCACGCTCATCCTGGGCGTGTTCGCGGTCGCCATCTACGCGCGGTTCGCCTACGACCTGAACGCGATTACGTCCACGAACTTCGGCACGAACCCCACCGAGGCCGCGCCGAGCGCGCAGTACTGGTTCGGGACGGACGGCCAGGCCCGCGACATCTTCCCGCGCGTGCTGTACGGCGCGTGGTACGCGATGCTGTACGGCACCGTCACGGTCATCGCCTCGACCGTGCTCGGCGTCGGTCTCGGCATCGTCGCGGCGTACTACGGTGACCTCACGGACAACGTCATCATGCGCACGATGGACGTGCTGCTGTCGTTCCCGTCGCTGCTGCTGGCGCTCGCGCTGGTCACCATCTTCCCGGATAACCTTGGCCTGTGGCGCGCGGTCGCGGCGCTGACGCTCGTGTACACGCCGCGGTTCGCGCGCGTCGTCCGCGGCGCCGCGCTGAAAGTGCTGGAAGACGAGTACATCGAGGCGACGCGCGCGCTCGGCGCGACCGACCCCCGGCTGCTCGTGCGCCACGTCCTCCCGAACTGCCTGGCGCCCATCACCGTCCAGTCGACGCTGAACTTCGGGCTCGCCATCATCGACATCGCGGCGCTGTCGTTCCTCGGGTTCGGCGCTAGCCCCGGCGAGCCGACGTGGGGGATGATGCTGTCGAACGGCGTCGAGTACGGCCTCTTCTCGGGCGCGTGGTGGTGGTCGTTCTTCCCCGGCCTGTTCCTCGCACTGACGGTTCTGGGGTTCAACCTCCTCGGGGACGGGATGCGGGACGCCCTCGACCCGCGGATGCGGGAAGCCGTTGACTGATTCCCCCCGCGAGGACTCGGCGAGTCCACGCGAACTCGTGGTTCGCGCGGGCCGCTGGACGCTCCGCGGCGCCGCCGTCGGCATCGCCGTCTCGCTGGCGCTACTCGTCGTCACGTCCCCGAAGGGCGCCACGGACACGGCGTTCGCGCTCGGCGCGCTCGTGCTCGGGTTCGGCGTGTTCGCGTGGGCGACCGCCGTCGGCCTCGGCGAGACGCTCCGCGGCGTCAAGCAGTACGTCGACGTCGGCTCCGCGTGGACCGAGGCCGGCGCCCGCGAGGCCTTCTTCGTGCTGTCGTGGACGGGCGCCGGCTGGGCGTTCGCCGCCGCCGTCACGTCGATAGCGCTCGGCGTCTAGCCCGGGTGAATCTGCGTGCCGGCGTCGCCTCTGACCGCCGCAGCGACGTCTTCGGTGCCCGCGACGACCGCGCGCTCGCCGCCCGCGTCCAGAAAGTCCAGACACGCCTGAATTTTCGGTTCCATGCTCCCCTCGCCGAACTCGCCGCCAGCGAGGTGCTCGCGCATCTCTGCGGCGGTCGCGTCCGCGATGCGTGACTGCTCGGGCGTCCCGAAGTCCGCGTACACGCAGGGCACGTCCGTCGCCATCACCAGCACGTCCGCACCGACGCGCTCGGCGACGAGGCGCGTCGTGTGGTCTTTGTCCACGACCGCCGCCACCCCCTCGATTCCGTCGTCCCCGACAGTCACTGGGACGCCGCCCCCGCCGCCGCAGACGACGGGTTCGCTGTCCCCGACGAGAGTCTCGATGCGCTCGCCCTCTAAAATCCGCCTCGGCTCCGGTGACGGGACGACCCGCCGGTGCGCCGTCTCGCCCTCCGGCGTCGTCACGTCCGTCGTCTCGAAGTCGCGCTCGCCGGCCTGCTCGGCGCTCAGGTACGGGCCGACCGGCTTCGACGGCTCCCCGAACGCCGGGTCCTCGGGGTCGACTTCCACCTGCGTGACGACCGACGCGACGCTGGCGTGAATGCGCTCGTCGAGGGCCTGCTGGAGGAGGTAGCCGAGCTGGGCCTGCGTCTCCGCGACGAGCACGTCCAGCGGCCGCTCGGGCGCGTCCGACTCCTCCTGCTGGCGGAGCAGCGCGCCGACCTGCGGGCCGTTCCCGTGGGTCAACACGAGGTCGTGGCCCGCCTCGTGGAGTTCCCGTAGCTGGTCGGCGGTCGCCTCGATTCGCTCGCGCTGGGCGGCTATCGTGGCTTCCCCGCTCGGCGCGAGCGCGTTCCCGCCGAGCGCGACGACCGTTCGCATACCCCTGTGGTCGCCGCCCCGCCACTAAGCCCTGCTGGCGACTACGCGCGGACGTTCTCGCCGCCGTGGTCGGCGAACGCCTCGCCGTCCCAGACGACCGTCCCGCGCACCAGCGTCAACTCCGGGAACACGCCCGCCATCCCCTCGAACGGCGTCCACCCGCAGTTCGAGTGGAGGTCGTCGCCGCGGATTTCCCGGGATTCCTCGGGGTCAACGAGCACGAGGTCGGCGTCCCGTCCCGCCTCGATGCGGCCCTTCCGCGGCAGGTCGAAAATCTCGGCGGGATTGGCGGCCGTCACGTCCCGCACGCGCTCGAAGCTCAGGCGTCCCTCGCTGGCGGCCTGCAGCAGCAGCGGCAGCGCCGTCTCGACGCCCGGTACGCCCGAGGGCGCGTCCCAGATGCTCGCGTCCTTCTCCTCGCGCGTGTGGGGCGCGTGGTCGGTCGCCACCACGTCCACCTCGCCGTCCGCGAGCCGCTCGAACAGCGCCTCGCGGCGCGCCTCGCTGCGCAGCGGCGGGTTCATCCGCCCGAACGTCCCGAGGTCGTCGAGCTCCTCGCGCGAGAGGAAGAGGTGGTGGGGCGTCACCTCGCAGGTCGCGCCGCCCGCGCGCGCCGCGTCCACGCCCTCCGGCGTGGACGTGTGCGCGACGTGAACCGTCGCGCCGACGTTCCCGCCGACGCCGACCGCGCGTTCGACGGCCGCCTCCTCGGCCTCGGCCGTGCGGTACGCGCTCCACGCGTCCGCGTCGTCGCGCTCCCGGGCCGACTCGTCGAACAGCTCCGCGTCCTCGGCGTGGACCGTCACGACCACGTCCTCCTCTGCGGCCCGGCGACAGGCGTCCGCGAACAACTCGGCGTCGATGCCCATGTCGCCCGTCGAGTCCGCCAGGAACACCTCCCCGAGCGCGAACAGCGGCCGGTCGAACAGCGTCTCGCGCTCCCACTCGGCGGTGACGCCGCCGTTGATACCCCAGTCCACGAGCGAGTCGGCCGCGTACTCGGCCTTCTCGTCGAACGCCGCCCCCGTCACCGTCGGCGGCTCCGTGTTCGGCTGGTCCACGACGGTCGTGACCCCGCCCGCCGCCGCGCTCCGCGACCCCGTCGCCCACGTCTCCTTGTGCCCGTACCCCGGCTGGCGGAAGTGCACGTGTGCGTCAATCATCCCCGGGAGCAAGCGCTTCCCCGTGGCGTCCACCAGCGTCTCCCCGTCGAGGTCCTCGCCCACCGCGTCGATGCGGCCGTCCGTGATGCGGACGTCCCGCTCCAGTCCGTCGGGGAGCGTCGCGTTCCGGATTACTCGCATACTGTGAGTGTGAACGGCCGGCGCGTAAGTCCTCCGGACGCGACTAGATCTTCTGTACGTTCCCGCCGATGTCTATTAGAAAGCCCTCGGCACGGTCGCCTCCCGCGGCTCGCTGCGCGCTTCGCTCGTTCGCGTCGCTCACTCGCTGCAGTGCTTACGTCGCCGGGGTTCGGCGACCGCGCCTCGCCCTTTCAATCCGCCAGGGGGCCGGCTGTGTAATCGCTGGTACTGTGGCCGAAGTCCCTAAAGCCGTTCTACGTCGATGTCTGCATCGCCGACGAGCGCGGCCTCCAGTTCGTCTCTGACGCGTTCCGCCTCGCCGCCTGCGGCCGCGACGCTCCCCACCGATTTCGGGTCGAACGGCACCCCCAGTTTCGGGTAGACGGCCGCGAGCGCGTCGGCGATTTCGTCGCGGTCGTCCACGACGAGCACGCCCGACGTGAGCGCGGCGTCCTTCTTCACGCGCTGGGCGATGCCCGCGAGCTTCCCGTCCGCGGAGACGGAGTGG
Protein-coding sequences here:
- a CDS encoding ABC transporter substrate-binding protein gives rise to the protein MAGNDSQVSRRSFLKAAGTATVAATATGSVAGCLGGGGGGGTLRYGRGSHSQTLDPHATTSGEVAKVTNQAYETLIGFQPGEATLTESLATDWTMDGSNVTLQLREGVTFHDGTEFTADDFIASYRRFVDEDYEYYFDDASAYGPFTLGNWIDSVSKDGDYTLNITLSQTYAPFLRNLAMFVSVVISQDAIEGDTNLAQEMVGTGPFELSELDNSNNRIQLTAFGDYWGDSPNVDEVLFLTRGQNSTRAQALVEEEMEIIDGLDPDTIQTIEDSDTASAETTQGINIGYMSFNMSRVEAFRDRRVRQAVSYAIDTQSIVENIYSGIATQADQPIPPALFGHNDDLSPYPHDPEQAQSLLEEAGYGDGFSFELTTFQNPRGYNPAPLPTAETIRSNLDEVGIDVTIDDRQFGDYLTYTSEGRHDASLAGWYTDNADPDNFCYVLLHPQCEVPEGQDWVSWDTEGFNTSNRSAWANSEYMSLIEEAQTTTTQSERASLYSDAAEIAHDEAPWVYIDYAEEVRGVSNRVSNYTISAIGGPHLDLVELE
- a CDS encoding ABC transporter permease — translated: MVSKRFVAKRLLLLVPVLFGVATVVFAILHLSPGDPAVAIAGNRASQAFVEQVRTELGLNDPLWQQYVRFLGEAATFNFGESYQIQRGTPVSQILANRLPITIELAVLGQLAGLLFGLPLGILSAVKQDTWTDHLTRIGALSGISIPIYWSGPLLILLFAQFLGVLPTSGRIGSAHFIDSATGFILVDTLLEGDLLAFRSAARHLLLPVVVLGIYQMALISRMMRSSMIEVIRQDYMRTARAKGQGEKITTMKHGLRNAFIPVITIIGIQFGALLGGAVLTETVFEINGIGTLLVDAINQNDYPVVQATVLVFAVMYTLVNLLVDVTYSVLDPRIEQ
- a CDS encoding ABC transporter permease translates to MSTETQTPDVDRGIVERLRASPFLSELLSNRLAVIGITLILGVFAVAIYARFAYDLNAITSTNFGTNPTEAAPSAQYWFGTDGQARDIFPRVLYGAWYAMLYGTVTVIASTVLGVGLGIVAAYYGDLTDNVIMRTMDVLLSFPSLLLALALVTIFPDNLGLWRAVAALTLVYTPRFARVVRGAALKVLEDEYIEATRALGATDPRLLVRHVLPNCLAPITVQSTLNFGLAIIDIAALSFLGFGASPGEPTWGMMLSNGVEYGLFSGAWWWSFFPGLFLALTVLGFNLLGDGMRDALDPRMREAVD
- a CDS encoding DUF7268 family protein — protein: MTDSPREDSASPRELVVRAGRWTLRGAAVGIAVSLALLVVTSPKGATDTAFALGALVLGFGVFAWATAVGLGETLRGVKQYVDVGSAWTEAGAREAFFVLSWTGAGWAFAAAVTSIALGV
- a CDS encoding amino acid kinase family protein, whose amino-acid sequence is MRTVVALGGNALAPSGEATIAAQRERIEATADQLRELHEAGHDLVLTHGNGPQVGALLRQQEESDAPERPLDVLVAETQAQLGYLLQQALDERIHASVASVVTQVEVDPEDPAFGEPSKPVGPYLSAEQAGERDFETTDVTTPEGETAHRRVVPSPEPRRILEGERIETLVGDSEPVVCGGGGGVPVTVGDDGIEGVAAVVDKDHTTRLVAERVGADVLVMATDVPCVYADFGTPEQSRIADATAAEMREHLAGGEFGEGSMEPKIQACLDFLDAGGERAVVAGTEDVAAAVRGDAGTQIHPG
- a CDS encoding dihydroorotase, whose protein sequence is MRVIRNATLPDGLERDVRITDGRIDAVGEDLDGETLVDATGKRLLPGMIDAHVHFRQPGYGHKETWATGSRSAAAGGVTTVVDQPNTEPPTVTGAAFDEKAEYAADSLVDWGINGGVTAEWERETLFDRPLFALGEVFLADSTGDMGIDAELFADACRRAAEEDVVVTVHAEDAELFDESARERDDADAWSAYRTAEAEEAAVERAVGVGGNVGATVHVAHTSTPEGVDAARAGGATCEVTPHHLFLSREELDDLGTFGRMNPPLRSEARREALFERLADGEVDVVATDHAPHTREEKDASIWDAPSGVPGVETALPLLLQAASEGRLSFERVRDVTAANPAEIFDLPRKGRIEAGRDADLVLVDPEESREIRGDDLHSNCGWTPFEGMAGVFPELTLVRGTVVWDGEAFADHGGENVRA